The proteins below are encoded in one region of Ricinus communis isolate WT05 ecotype wild-type chromosome 6, ASM1957865v1, whole genome shotgun sequence:
- the LOC8289337 gene encoding ABSCISIC ACID-INSENSITIVE 5-like protein 2 isoform X1, whose product MGIQTMGSQADGSSNGKQSQFQPLARQNSMYSLTLDEVQHQLGDLGKPLSSMNLDELLKNVWTAEANHTIGMEVEGTQLANQTALQRQASLSLTSALSKKTVDEVWRDIQEGKNNEGKKSRDRQPTLGEMTLEDFLVKAGVVAEASSEKKDDSPVVRVETNVGSQFPQQSQWIQYPHPQYQHPQQSMMGVYLPAQSMPQPLHMGAGAVLDVSYPENQLSLPTSLMGTLSDVQTPARKRGTPEDMMEKTVERRQKRMIKNRESAARSRARKQAYTNELEHKVSRLEAENERLRKRKELEKMLPCAPLPEPKYQLRRTTSAPF is encoded by the exons ATGGGGATACAGACTATGGGATCTCAAGCTGATGGTAGTAGTAATGGCAAGCAGTCCCAGTTCCAGCCATTGGCACGACAGAACTCTATGTATAGTCTAACTCTGGATGAGGTTCAACATCAATTGGGCGACCTTGGGAAACCTTTGAGCAGCATGAACCTTGACGAACTTCTCAAAAATGTATGGACAGCTGAGGCTAATCACACTATAGGTATGGAAGTTGAGGGCACACAGTTGGCCAATCAAACTGCTTTGCAGCGTCAGGCTAGCCTGTCATTAACTAGTGCTCTGAGCAAGAAGACAGTTGATGAGGTTTGGAGAGATATTCAGGAAGGCAAAAATAATGAGGGAAAGAAGTCCAGGGATCGACAGCCTACTTTGGGAGAGATGACTTTGGAGGATTTCTTGGTTAAAGCAGGAGTTGTTGCTGAAGCGTCGTCTGAGAAAAAGGATGACAGTCCTGTTGTTAGGGTTGAAACAAATGTAGGATCCCAGTTCCCACAACAAAGTCAATGGATTCAATATCCACATCCACAATATCAGCATCCACAACAAAGTATGATGGGTGTCTATTTGCCAGCCCAATCCATGCCGCAGCCACTTCACATGGGGGCTGGTGCTGTATTGGATGTTTCCTACCCTGAGAACCAGTTGTCTTTACCTACATCTTTGATGGGGACATTATCTGATGTACAGACACCTGCAAGGAAAAGAGGCACACCAGAGGATATGATGGAGAAGACTGTTGAGAGAAGACAGAAGAGGATGATAAAGAACCGGGAATCTGCTGCCCGTTCACGGGCGCGGAAGCAA GCTTACACAAATGAGCTTGAGCACAAAGTGTCTCGCCTGGAAGCGGAAAATGAAAGGCTGAGGAAACGGAAG GAGCTGGAAAAGATGTTGCCATGTGCCCCCCTTCCTGAACCGAAATATCAACTTCGCAGAACAACATCAGCCCCATTCTAA
- the LOC8289337 gene encoding ABSCISIC ACID-INSENSITIVE 5-like protein 2 isoform X2 yields the protein MGIQTMGSQADGSSNGKQSQFQPLARQNSMYSLTLDEVQHQLGDLGKPLSSMNLDELLKNVWTAEANHTIGMEVEGTQLANQTALQRQASLSLTSALSKKTVDEVWRDIQEGKNNEGKKSRDRQPTLGEMTLEDFLVKAGVVAEASSEKKDDSPVVRVETNVGSQFPQQSQWIQYPHPQYQHPQQSMMGVYLPAQSMPQPLHMGAGAVLDVSYPENQLSLPTSLMGTLSDVQTPARKRGTPEDMMEKTVERRQKRMIKNRESAARSRARKLTQMSLSTKCLAWKRKMKG from the exons ATGGGGATACAGACTATGGGATCTCAAGCTGATGGTAGTAGTAATGGCAAGCAGTCCCAGTTCCAGCCATTGGCACGACAGAACTCTATGTATAGTCTAACTCTGGATGAGGTTCAACATCAATTGGGCGACCTTGGGAAACCTTTGAGCAGCATGAACCTTGACGAACTTCTCAAAAATGTATGGACAGCTGAGGCTAATCACACTATAGGTATGGAAGTTGAGGGCACACAGTTGGCCAATCAAACTGCTTTGCAGCGTCAGGCTAGCCTGTCATTAACTAGTGCTCTGAGCAAGAAGACAGTTGATGAGGTTTGGAGAGATATTCAGGAAGGCAAAAATAATGAGGGAAAGAAGTCCAGGGATCGACAGCCTACTTTGGGAGAGATGACTTTGGAGGATTTCTTGGTTAAAGCAGGAGTTGTTGCTGAAGCGTCGTCTGAGAAAAAGGATGACAGTCCTGTTGTTAGGGTTGAAACAAATGTAGGATCCCAGTTCCCACAACAAAGTCAATGGATTCAATATCCACATCCACAATATCAGCATCCACAACAAAGTATGATGGGTGTCTATTTGCCAGCCCAATCCATGCCGCAGCCACTTCACATGGGGGCTGGTGCTGTATTGGATGTTTCCTACCCTGAGAACCAGTTGTCTTTACCTACATCTTTGATGGGGACATTATCTGATGTACAGACACCTGCAAGGAAAAGAGGCACACCAGAGGATATGATGGAGAAGACTGTTGAGAGAAGACAGAAGAGGATGATAAAGAACCGGGAATCTGCTGCCCGTTCACGGGCGCGGAA GCTTACACAAATGAGCTTGAGCACAAAGTGTCTCGCCTGGAAGCGGAAAATGAAAGGCTGA